One window from the genome of Pelobates fuscus isolate aPelFus1 chromosome 13, aPelFus1.pri, whole genome shotgun sequence encodes:
- the SF3B4 gene encoding splicing factor 3B subunit 4 has protein sequence MAAGPISERNQDATVYVGGLDEKVSEPLLWELFLQAGPVVNTHMPKDRVTGQHQGYGFVEFLSEEDADYAIKIMNMIKLYGKPIRVNKASAHNKNLDVGANIFIGNLDPEIDEKLLYDTFSAFGVILQTPKIMRDPDTGNSKGYAFINFASFDASDASIEAMNGQYLCNRPITVSYAFKKDSKGERHGSAAERLLAAQNPLSQADRPHQLFADAPPPPIVPAVITSLTSAVAAGMPTFPPGPPPGSMPPGIPPSMPPPPMSPVTAAGQVSAAATAAGHPQVPHPFQSPAMHHGMQMQVQHHNLGPSHPGAAQLTVRPPGMGHPGPPPMGMPPRAPPFGAMGHPGMPPGMRPPPLMPPHGYNGPPRPPPYGYQRGPLPPPRPAPPRAPLRLPMTQ, from the exons ATGGCGGCCGGTCCGATCTCCGAGAGGAATCAGG atGCCACTGTTTATGTTGGTGGGCTGGATGAGAAGGTGAGCGAGCCGTTGCTATGGGAGCTGTTCTTACAAGCCGGACCCGTAGTAAACACACACATGCCCAAAGACAGGGTTACGGGCCAGCACCAAG GTTACGGTTTTGTGGAGTTTTTGAGTGAGGAAGATGCTGATTATGCTATAAAAATCATGAACATGATCAAACTATATGGGAAACCAATCCGAGTAAATAAAGCTTCCGCCCATAACAAGAATCTGGATGTCGGAGCCAATATCTTCATTGGGAACCTTGATCCTGAGATTGATGAAAAACTTCTATACGACACCTTCAGTGCTTTTGGAGTCATTCTGCAGACCCCCAAGATCATGCGAGACCCGGATACTGGGAACTCCAAGGGCTATGCTTTCATTAACTTTGCCAGCTTTGATGCTTCAGACGCATCCATTGAAGCTATGAATGGACAATATTTATGTAACAGGCCCATCACAGTGTCTTATGCCTTCAAGAAAGACTCGAAGGGAGAGCGGCACGGATCAGCAGCTGAGAGACTTCTGGCTGCTCAAAATCCACTTTCACAGGCTGACAGACCTCACCAACTCTTTGCTGATGCGCCACCTCCTCCCATTGTGCCAGCTGTTATTACATCTTTAACGAGTGCAGTTGCAGCAG GAATGCCTACTTTCCCTCCTGGCCCTCCACCGGGTTCAATGCCCCCTGGGATCCCACCTTCAATGCCGCCTCCTCCCATGTCTCCCGTCACAGCTGCAGGCCAAGTTTCTGCTGCGGCCACTGCTGCTGGTCACCCTCAAGTGCCACATCCTTTCCAGTCTCCTGCTATGCATCATG GGATGCAAATGCAGGTTCAGCATCACAACCTAGGACCTTCTCATCCGGGAGCCGCTCAGCTTACTGTTCGTCCACCTGGCATGGGACACCCGGGGCCGCCTCCTATGGGCATGCCGCCCAGAGCACCGCCGTTTGGTGCAATGG GCCATCCAGGAATGCCACCAGGGATGCGGCCACCTCCTTTGATGCCTCCCCACGGGTACAATGGACCCCCAAGACCACCTCCATATGGATACCAGCGTGGGCCTCTTCCCCCTCCTCGTCCAGCCCCTCCTCGAGCGCCCTTAAGGTTACCCATGACCCAGTGA